The segment GGGGAGAGGGGCGCTCCGGGGGGAGCGCGGACGCGGGCACTACGCGCGCCCCGGACCCCCGGTTTCAGCGGGCGCGCGCCTCCCGGATCGTACGTCGCCCCGCGCCGGGGAGCAAGCATCCCGGTGCGGGACTGCCGGTTCCGGAACTTTTGCTTAGATTGGGCGGTACTGGCGGTCCGGCCGGCTCCGCAGCCGCGTCGCGCTTCCTTCCCGTGGACCGGCTTCCTTTCCAATCCGGAGACTCTGCCATGCGCCACCGCATCCCGGCCCTGTTCGCCGCCCTTTTCGCCCTGGCCTTCGCGATCCCGGCCCAGGCGCCCGCGCAAGGCGTCGCGTCGCTCAACGGCAGCTACACCTACGACGCCAGCGCCAGCGACGACGTGCACCAGGCGATCAACACCGCGGTCCAGCGGATGAACTTCGCCATGCGCCCGATCGCGCGGGGCCGCCTGCGGAAGACCAACGAGCCGTACAAGCGGGTCGTCATCTCGAACACGCAGTCGCAGGTCTCCGTGGCCATGGACGGCCGGCCCGCGATCGTCACCCCCGCGAACGGCACCCCGGTCGACTGGACCCGGGAGGACGGCGAGAAGCTCAGGGTGAGCACCGAGTGGGAGAACGGGACGCTGGAGCAGACCTTCAAGGCCGAGGACGGCCAGCGTGTCAACGCCTACTCCGTCAGCCCGGACGGGCGGACGCTCACCATGAACGTCACCATCACCAGCCCCCGCCTCCCGCGGCCGCTGACCTACAAGCTGGTCTACCGGAAGGCCTGACCGCCGCCGGCTCCGGAAGTGCGAACGGCCCCACCGCGCGGTGGGGCCGTTCGCGTCTGGGCCCGGGAGGTCAGCCCGTCACTTCCGCCCTGCGGTCCGGGTGGACGGCGTTGGGGTCGGCGGGCTCGGCGGGGAGGAGCGCCGGGACGATCCCCGGCCGGGTCTCCCAGGCGTCGAGCACCTCGGCGTAGCGAAGGCCGAAGGGAGCGCCGGCGTCCCGCAGGCGCCGGTCGATCCAGCCGGGGTCGCCGAAGCGGATCCGCTCGAAGTAGAAGCCCGCCAGCTCGTGGATGGTGTCCAGGTACGGCTCCACGTCCACCGCGACGGAGGGGAGGGTGGAGTGCATGTCGCGGAGGGTGAAGACGGGGGCCGGCTCGCGGTGCGGCGGGGCCGGGGCCACCACCTTGGCGATCCGCGCCAGGGTGACGGCGTCGCGGAAGATCTTCCCGCACGCCTGGTGGTCGGGGTGGCGGATCCCCCGCAGCCAGCCGTGGCCCCAGGTGAGGACCCCGTCCGGCTTCGCGTCGGCGATCACCCGCGCCACCTCGCGCGCCGCCTCCACCGTGGCCTCCAGGCGGGTGTCGCGGAAGTCGAGGAAGCGCGTCTCCACGCCCAGGATCTCCCCCGCGCGGTGTCCCTGCTCCTCGCGCAGCCTCGCCACCTCCGCCTCCGGGATCGCCCCGAAGGCCTCGGTCATCTCCCCGCGCGTCAGCCACACGACCACCACCCGGTCTCCGCGCTCCTTCTGCGCGAGGATGCTCCCCGCCACGCCCACCTCGTCGTCGGGGTGGGCGAGCCCCACCAGCAGCGTCTTTCCTGGCATGGATTCCTGGTCTCGGTTCCGATCCGGCCCGCCCGTGCCCCGGAAGGACACGGACCCGGCCGCGGCTCAGCCCTCGCTCTTCCGCGTGACTTTGGTGTCCTCGTGCGTGCTCGGCCCCCGCGGCTGGGTCTTC is part of the Longimicrobiaceae bacterium genome and harbors:
- a CDS encoding PIG-L family deacetylase, which translates into the protein MPGKTLLVGLAHPDDEVGVAGSILAQKERGDRVVVVWLTRGEMTEAFGAIPEAEVARLREEQGHRAGEILGVETRFLDFRDTRLEATVEAAREVARVIADAKPDGVLTWGHGWLRGIRHPDHQACGKIFRDAVTLARIAKVVAPAPPHREPAPVFTLRDMHSTLPSVAVDVEPYLDTIHELAGFYFERIRFGDPGWIDRRLRDAGAPFGLRYAEVLDAWETRPGIVPALLPAEPADPNAVHPDRRAEVTG